In bacterium, the genomic stretch AGAATCAGCACCATTTGAAAAAAGTCGGTCCAGACCACTCCATACAGCCCAGAGGCGATCGTGTAAACGGCGGAGATAAAAATCAGAATGGCGGCTGCCCAGAATTCAGAGGAAAGCCCCCAAAAGCTTGGAATGCCCAGGAACTTGTCAAGAAATTTGCCGCCGCCGATGGCAAAATAGGTGACCATGGCGATGGTGAAGAGCAGCGAGGTGATCGCAGTAACCAGCCTCGCAAGGCGGCCCTCAGGACCTGAACCGAAACGAAACTCCATCCATTCCGCCAGGGTCATCACGTTGGCACGACGGTTCCATTTGCCCATGAAGGCAGTCAGAAAAGCCATGATCAGCACCACACCGCCGCGAAGTTCGATGTAAAAGCCGTTGGCGCCCAACGCATAAACCAGAGCGACGATGATCATGGTGCCGCTCAGGTCGAGATTGGAGGCCATGCCGGAGGAGGCCAACGCCCACCAGGGGATGCTTTTATTGCCCAAGAAATAAGAGTTAATGCTCTCTGAAGCCTTTTTTTGCATCCAGAAACCAATGAACAGCGTGCCCAGCAGATACAACACAACAATCCCGAAATCAAGTACAGCCATTAGTCACCTCCGTGCCGGGTAATTGGTAAACCGTCTTGGTTAAAAACACTCGAAAAAACTTGCGCGGGACTGTTGGCGCAGCCCAGCGCTTTAGCAGTTACTTGTCCTGACGGCTGAATAGACCCTCACCCTTTCTCCCGCGGTGCAGGGTTCGTTCATAGCCTTGATATTAAATCCATCACCCGCCTCATCGAGAATGATGACGTGATACGTTCTGCCTTCATCGGCCGCGCGAACCAGAATGTGGCCCTGATCACTTTTCAACAGCTCCAGAACATGCGGATGACCACTCTGATGGTCATGATCATGTTGATGGCAAAGGTATCTCTGGGACCAGGATGGATCCGGGTGGAAACGAGCCGCGCAGGAGGGGCGGTTTCCATAGGGCTGACGCACCAGACCTGGATCGAATGAACGCGAGGCCGCAGCATACGAATGAATGTAATTTTATTTATGGCAGACTGAAAAAAGCGGCGGCACACTGCCAGGGTCAAGCCGTTGCCATGAGGCCACAGACCCGCGCCGATCCATGAATTATTCTTGAGGCGCAATTTAGCCAGGATGGCAGTGAAAAACAACACTATTTTCGCAGAGGGATGGCGCCCCGCAGGCGGTAGAACCGCTGCCGAAGGGTCGCGGTCATAACTATCGAACCAAAAGCATTTTGGTTCGAGCGATCTGGGCGCCGGCCTCCAGGGTGTAATAATAGATGCCGCTGGCCAAGTCTATTCCTTGCGCATCCCGGCCGTCCCAATGAAACTGCTGCGCACCAGCGTTCAGGCCCGGCTGATGGATCCGATGCACCTGCCGGCCCAGAATATCGCAAATGGAGAGGCTGACATCGGAAGGGCTGGTGAGCGAAAAACGAATCGTGGTCCCGCTATTGAAGGGATTGGGATAATTTTGCTCAAGGATGAACCCCTGCGGTGTCTGTGAATTCTGAGTGGTGACCCCAGTGAGGCCGGACAAAGTAAAGCGTATGGCGTCG encodes the following:
- a CDS encoding T9SS type A sorting domain-containing protein, which translates into the protein MVYQTLTGGQHIDAIRFTLSGLTGVTTQNSQTPQGFILEQNYPNPFNSGTTIRFSLTSPSDVSLSICDILGRQVHRIHQPGLNAGAQQFHWDGRDAQGIDLASGIYYYTLEAGAQIARTKMLLVR